In Ochrobactrum sp. Marseille-Q0166, a single genomic region encodes these proteins:
- a CDS encoding alpha/beta hydrolase, with protein MPATLIIPGYKGSEAGHWQRQWLHDDPSAVLVEQDDWHYPVLSDWMHALEAKLAENPGAVLVAHSLGCILVSHLASRPAAAHVAGALLVAPADVETMSRRDSRFASFAPLPRHELAFPSIVVASRNDEYMRFAKAEAIANVWGSGFVDIGHAGHINVASGFTHWPEGAILASSLQREPISHTLSQAA; from the coding sequence ATGCCTGCGACATTGATCATCCCCGGTTATAAGGGATCGGAAGCAGGCCACTGGCAGCGCCAATGGTTGCATGACGATCCGTCAGCAGTGCTTGTCGAACAGGACGACTGGCACTATCCGGTGCTATCCGACTGGATGCACGCGCTCGAAGCTAAACTCGCCGAAAATCCCGGTGCAGTTCTGGTTGCCCATAGTCTCGGTTGTATTCTTGTTTCGCATCTCGCAAGTCGTCCGGCTGCAGCTCATGTTGCCGGTGCCCTCCTGGTCGCTCCCGCAGATGTTGAAACCATGTCGCGTCGCGATAGCCGCTTTGCGAGCTTTGCGCCCTTGCCTCGGCATGAATTGGCATTTCCGTCCATCGTGGTTGCGAGCCGCAATGACGAATACATGCGCTTTGCCAAGGCCGAAGCCATTGCGAATGTTTGGGGTTCTGGCTTTGTCGACATTGGTCATGCAGGGCACATCAACGTGGCTAGCGGCTTCACACACTGGCCTGAGGGCGCAATCCTCGCCTCTTCGCTGCAACGCGAACCGATATCACACACGCTCTCCCAAGCGGCGTGA
- the ybaL gene encoding YbaL family putative K(+) efflux transporter, whose amino-acid sequence MPHDTPLIATIVIGLCLAFIFGTIATRLKISPLVGYLLAGVIAGPHTPGFVADQELILQLAEIGVILLMFGVGLHFSLKDLLSVKAIAVPGALAQIATAAALGTALGLALGWDIKAGLVFGLALSTASTVVLLRAMQDMRLIDTERGRIAIGWLIVEDLAMVMALVLLPALASVSGEAGHAATSDPIAQWLGLGIGGIILLTIAKVAVFVALMLVVGRKVIPWLLNVIVQTGSRELFRLGVLAIALGVAFGAAHLFGVSFALGAFFAGMVMSESELSHRAAEESLPLRDAFAVLFFISVGMLFDPMSLIRDPLPLIATLAIILVGKSVAAFFIVRAFKRPIGTALTISASLAQIGEFSFILAGLGVGLNLLPAEGRDLILAGAILSIFLNPVMFIVAERLRPSIEKRLGLRRSEDETLETEINISEPAPLIQSKLRDHTVIVGYGQIGKRVAASLQESHIPFLVVEDSPKIYFRLKEIGIEAIAGNASDAEIWETANPSFAQNVVIAIPNAFEAGRITSLARQANDKVHIVVRACSQAEAQYLRDLGADAVILGEAEIAAAMEKAIKKDERITGVSTKHAQSGADVKGEFNAN is encoded by the coding sequence ATGCCCCATGACACGCCTCTGATAGCGACAATCGTCATTGGCCTGTGTCTTGCATTCATCTTCGGGACCATAGCCACCCGATTGAAAATTTCTCCCCTCGTTGGCTATCTGCTCGCAGGCGTCATCGCTGGCCCGCATACACCGGGTTTCGTTGCCGATCAGGAGCTCATTCTACAATTGGCCGAAATTGGCGTTATCCTGCTAATGTTCGGTGTCGGTCTGCACTTCTCTCTCAAAGATCTTTTATCGGTTAAAGCCATAGCTGTTCCGGGAGCGCTGGCACAGATTGCGACGGCTGCGGCACTCGGCACCGCTCTCGGCTTAGCGCTCGGTTGGGATATCAAAGCTGGTCTGGTTTTTGGTCTTGCGCTATCAACAGCCAGTACCGTTGTTCTGTTGCGCGCCATGCAGGACATGCGCCTCATCGATACAGAGCGCGGCCGCATCGCCATTGGCTGGCTGATCGTCGAAGATCTTGCGATGGTTATGGCGCTGGTGCTTTTGCCTGCACTTGCGAGTGTTAGTGGCGAAGCTGGCCATGCCGCTACAAGCGATCCAATCGCCCAATGGTTAGGCCTAGGCATTGGCGGCATCATTTTATTAACAATTGCCAAGGTCGCGGTTTTTGTCGCCCTTATGCTGGTCGTTGGGCGCAAAGTCATACCCTGGCTATTAAACGTCATTGTTCAGACGGGCTCGCGCGAGTTATTCCGATTAGGCGTTCTGGCAATCGCCCTTGGTGTTGCCTTCGGTGCGGCCCATCTGTTCGGTGTATCCTTTGCGCTCGGCGCGTTCTTTGCTGGCATGGTTATGAGCGAGTCTGAACTCAGCCATCGAGCGGCTGAAGAATCTCTGCCACTCCGCGATGCCTTTGCAGTACTCTTCTTTATATCTGTGGGCATGTTGTTTGATCCGATGAGTCTCATCCGTGATCCCCTGCCCCTGATTGCTACGCTTGCTATCATTCTCGTGGGCAAGTCGGTTGCAGCATTCTTCATCGTCCGTGCATTCAAACGCCCGATCGGAACGGCACTAACCATTTCCGCAAGTCTCGCACAAATCGGTGAGTTCTCATTCATTCTGGCAGGCCTTGGCGTCGGACTTAATCTGCTGCCAGCGGAAGGGCGTGATCTAATACTGGCGGGCGCCATCCTTTCGATATTCCTCAATCCGGTTATGTTTATTGTTGCAGAACGTCTGCGCCCTTCGATTGAAAAGCGTCTCGGCCTGCGACGGTCCGAGGATGAAACTCTGGAAACCGAAATCAATATTTCCGAACCGGCACCACTTATTCAAAGTAAGCTCAGAGACCACACCGTGATTGTCGGATATGGTCAGATCGGCAAGCGCGTGGCAGCAAGCCTTCAGGAAAGTCATATACCTTTCCTTGTTGTCGAAGATTCGCCCAAGATTTATTTCAGATTGAAAGAAATCGGCATCGAAGCTATTGCGGGTAATGCCTCGGATGCTGAAATATGGGAGACGGCGAATCCATCTTTCGCCCAAAATGTTGTGATTGCTATTCCCAATGCCTTCGAGGCAGGACGCATCACAAGTCTTGCGAGGCAAGCGAATGATAAAGTGCATATTGTTGTGCGCGCCTGTTCGCAAGCCGAAGCACAATATCTGCGCGATCTTGGCGCAGACGCTGTCATTCTCGGCGAAGCTGAAATCGCCGCAGCAATGGAGAAGGCAATTAAAAAGGATGAGCGGATTACGGGCGTTTCCACAAAACACGCTCAATCCGGGGCTGATGTAAAAGGGGAATTTAATGCGAATTGA
- a CDS encoding DedA family protein, giving the protein MESIISDLGQFISDHRAWAAPIVGVIAFGESLAIIGMLIPATPIMLAIGGLVGAGIVEPWPIIIGAIIGAVIGDIVSYLLGWWLGRSIIHKWPLNKHRTGIARARLLFRRYGFSAVFLGRFFGPVRCTVPMVAGMMSMDQKRFQTANVLSAMVWAPVMFLPGWLAGRGIGVFAKMDGDHMFWAVIGITVVTIIAALISMRFFKGRPRRERKRGIHVSPAE; this is encoded by the coding sequence ATGGAAAGCATAATCAGCGATCTCGGACAGTTCATCTCCGATCATCGGGCATGGGCAGCTCCCATCGTGGGCGTGATTGCCTTCGGCGAGTCACTCGCTATTATCGGAATGCTTATTCCGGCTACGCCGATCATGCTCGCGATTGGTGGTCTTGTAGGTGCAGGTATCGTTGAGCCATGGCCAATTATTATTGGTGCAATCATTGGCGCCGTAATTGGTGACATTGTTTCGTATCTGCTCGGTTGGTGGCTTGGCCGCAGCATCATCCACAAGTGGCCGCTCAATAAACACCGTACTGGCATTGCACGCGCGCGTCTGCTCTTCCGCCGTTACGGCTTTTCTGCTGTATTCCTGGGGCGTTTCTTTGGACCAGTGCGCTGCACGGTGCCGATGGTTGCCGGTATGATGTCGATGGATCAGAAGCGCTTCCAAACTGCAAACGTGCTATCCGCCATGGTCTGGGCTCCTGTCATGTTTCTGCCGGGATGGTTGGCTGGTCGTGGGATAGGTGTATTTGCCAAGATGGATGGCGATCATATGTTCTGGGCGGTTATCGGTATCACTGTTGTGACGATCATCGCAGCTTTGATTAGCATGCGTTTTTTCAAGGGACGCCCGCGGCGTGAACGTAAGCGTGGCATCCATGTTTCTCCTGCGGAATAG
- the cysW gene encoding sulfate ABC transporter permease subunit CysW, whose product MQSASASVQARNQSTPMRSLLIGLAAIFSAICIGAPLAVIFSYAFSKGVGVFLGEILKPDTLHAVWLTVLTAIVVVPINMAFGICVAWLVTKFRFPGRRLLITFVEIPFSVSPIVAGVTYLFLYGSQGLLGPLLESYDIKIMFTVPAIFLVSLFVTSPFVARELIPLMEVQGSDEEEAALTLGANAWQTFFYVTLPNIKWALLYGAVLCNARVMGEFGAVSVVSGAIRGKTNTLPLQVELLFNDYNVAGAFAAASTLAGIALLTLVLKISLERKQHS is encoded by the coding sequence ATGCAGAGCGCTAGTGCAAGCGTGCAGGCGCGCAATCAATCCACACCGATGCGCAGCTTGTTGATCGGGCTTGCGGCCATTTTTTCGGCAATCTGCATCGGCGCACCTTTGGCAGTGATTTTTTCCTATGCCTTCAGCAAGGGCGTCGGGGTGTTTTTGGGCGAAATACTCAAGCCAGATACGCTTCATGCGGTGTGGCTGACGGTTCTGACCGCGATTGTTGTTGTGCCGATCAATATGGCATTCGGCATTTGTGTCGCCTGGCTGGTCACAAAGTTCCGCTTTCCGGGGCGCCGACTGTTGATCACATTCGTAGAAATCCCGTTCTCGGTGTCACCGATTGTTGCCGGTGTCACCTATCTGTTCTTGTATGGATCTCAGGGATTGCTCGGCCCACTGCTGGAGAGTTACGACATCAAGATCATGTTCACCGTTCCCGCGATTTTTCTGGTGAGCCTGTTCGTGACATCACCTTTTGTGGCGCGGGAACTGATTCCGCTCATGGAAGTGCAGGGAAGTGATGAGGAAGAAGCGGCTCTTACGCTTGGGGCGAATGCCTGGCAGACTTTTTTCTATGTTACGCTGCCCAATATCAAATGGGCGCTCCTTTATGGTGCGGTGCTTTGTAATGCCCGCGTGATGGGCGAATTCGGCGCAGTATCCGTTGTATCTGGCGCCATTCGTGGCAAAACGAATACATTGCCCCTACAGGTTGAGCTCTTGTTCAACGATTACAATGTAGCTGGCGCTTTCGCTGCAGCTTCTACACTGGCCGGCATAGCCTTGCTGACGCTTGTCCTGAAAATCTCGCTCGAGCGCAAACAGCATAGTTGA
- a CDS encoding DMT family transporter, whose protein sequence is MTPKSLGYTFTLLAVTIFATQDGISKYLGSHYSPIFVTMVRYWVFAVFVILVATRSGGIAHAASTKRPVLQVLRGILLASEIVILVYGLSRVGMAMTQSIFQAAPLLITMLSVPFLGEKVGWRRWLAIFVGLFGVMLIIDPTHVQFDWQLMFPITATVLFAFYAIATRAVSKTDSSLTSFFYTGVGGAIVLTMVGLFHLESIAIHDWPWMAALCVTGIASHYCLIRAYDILEAVEVQPLTYLQLVIGALIAVVVFHEQLSWNIIVGAIIVVSAGLFSMFREKLRSKQAR, encoded by the coding sequence ATGACCCCCAAAAGCCTAGGCTACACCTTTACACTTCTCGCCGTCACAATTTTCGCGACTCAGGACGGCATTTCGAAGTATCTCGGCTCGCACTATTCGCCCATCTTTGTAACGATGGTGCGTTATTGGGTTTTTGCAGTCTTTGTGATTTTGGTTGCTACGCGCTCAGGCGGCATCGCACATGCGGCCTCAACCAAGCGGCCCGTTTTGCAAGTTCTGCGCGGGATTTTACTCGCATCTGAAATAGTTATTCTGGTTTATGGCCTCAGCCGCGTTGGCATGGCCATGACGCAATCAATCTTTCAAGCAGCACCGCTGCTTATAACGATGCTCTCGGTACCTTTCCTTGGTGAAAAAGTTGGCTGGCGGCGCTGGCTCGCGATTTTTGTCGGCCTTTTCGGCGTCATGCTAATTATCGACCCAACACATGTCCAGTTTGACTGGCAGCTCATGTTTCCGATCACGGCTACCGTACTTTTTGCGTTTTATGCCATTGCAACCCGCGCAGTCAGTAAAACAGACAGCTCTTTGACCAGCTTTTTCTATACAGGTGTAGGCGGTGCAATTGTTCTTACTATGGTTGGCCTGTTTCATTTAGAGTCGATTGCTATCCACGATTGGCCATGGATGGCTGCGCTTTGTGTCACTGGAATTGCAAGTCATTACTGTCTCATCCGCGCCTATGATATTCTTGAAGCTGTCGAAGTTCAGCCCCTCACATATTTGCAGCTGGTCATAGGCGCTTTGATTGCTGTCGTCGTTTTCCATGAACAGCTGTCGTGGAACATAATAGTTGGTGCGATCATCGTTGTCTCGGCAGGCCTGTTCTCGATGTTTAGAGAAAAATTGCGATCAAAGCAGGCTCGATAA
- a CDS encoding TerC family protein codes for MDWSMDWIADPNAWIGLITLVVLEIVLGIDNLVFIAILADKLPPHQRNRARIIGLSLALLMRLILLASISWIVTLREPLISVMQLSFSGRDIIMLIGGLFLLAKGTMELHERLEGAHGPKNSRVVHAVFWQVIVQIVVLDAVFSLDSVITAVGMVQHLPVMMIAVIIAVGVMMLASRPLMDFVNKHPTVVILCLGFLMMIGFSLVVEGFGFHIPKGYLYAAIGFSVLIEAANQMARKNREKLVTTNDLRERTAGAVLRLLGGQRDDSPLSDTVDVIAQQTASSDIFLPEEKEMIRGVLDLADRPVRSIMSPRNEIEWLDLDEDETELHQAIRELSHSRVVVARRQVDEFVGVALVKDLLLDMSDKNPIDWDKVIKQPLVVHENANVLRVMEQLRVSPVQLAVVVDEHGSFEGVVTPTDVLEAIAGEFPDEDEEASVAESDGQGGYLVDGFTDIRRLSSILQRDLVDDSDRYTTLAGYVIWHLGHLPLGGESFTADGFEFTIHAMNGRHVEKVRIRPVDNYEV; via the coding sequence ATGGATTGGTCCATGGACTGGATTGCCGACCCCAATGCCTGGATAGGGCTGATCACATTGGTGGTGCTCGAGATTGTTCTCGGCATCGACAATCTTGTCTTTATCGCGATTCTGGCTGACAAGCTGCCACCTCATCAGCGTAACCGCGCGCGTATAATCGGCCTTTCGCTTGCTTTGCTTATGCGTCTGATACTGCTTGCGTCAATATCGTGGATCGTGACGCTGCGTGAACCATTGATATCTGTAATGCAGCTTTCGTTCTCCGGTCGCGATATCATTATGCTGATTGGCGGGCTTTTCCTGCTCGCCAAAGGTACGATGGAATTGCATGAGCGCCTTGAAGGGGCTCATGGGCCGAAGAATTCACGGGTTGTTCACGCCGTTTTCTGGCAGGTTATTGTCCAAATTGTCGTGCTTGATGCGGTCTTCTCACTGGATAGCGTCATTACGGCTGTCGGTATGGTGCAGCACCTTCCTGTCATGATGATTGCAGTTATAATTGCCGTTGGTGTGATGATGCTCGCGTCTCGTCCGCTGATGGATTTTGTGAACAAGCATCCGACGGTTGTTATTCTCTGCCTTGGTTTCCTGATGATGATCGGTTTCAGTCTGGTGGTTGAAGGCTTTGGTTTCCACATTCCAAAGGGCTATCTCTATGCTGCGATCGGCTTCTCGGTGTTGATCGAAGCCGCCAATCAGATGGCGCGTAAGAATCGTGAGAAGCTGGTGACAACCAATGATTTGCGCGAAAGAACCGCTGGAGCTGTATTGAGGCTGCTCGGTGGTCAGCGCGATGACAGCCCACTTTCGGATACGGTTGATGTGATTGCACAGCAGACGGCATCCAGCGACATCTTCCTGCCGGAAGAAAAGGAGATGATCCGCGGCGTTCTCGATCTTGCAGATCGTCCTGTTCGTTCGATCATGTCGCCGCGTAATGAGATTGAGTGGCTTGATCTGGATGAAGATGAAACAGAGTTGCATCAGGCGATTCGAGAGCTTTCCCATTCTCGCGTCGTTGTAGCGCGCCGTCAGGTCGATGAGTTTGTCGGTGTTGCTCTTGTCAAGGACTTGTTGCTGGATATGAGTGATAAGAATCCGATCGACTGGGATAAGGTGATCAAGCAGCCGCTTGTGGTGCATGAAAATGCGAATGTGCTCAGGGTTATGGAACAGTTGCGTGTTTCGCCGGTTCAGCTCGCTGTTGTTGTTGATGAACATGGTTCATTTGAAGGTGTGGTTACGCCGACAGACGTACTTGAGGCCATTGCTGGCGAGTTTCCTGATGAGGACGAGGAAGCGTCCGTTGCAGAATCAGACGGTCAGGGTGGTTATCTGGTTGATGGCTTTACTGACATTCGTCGTCTTAGCAGTATTCTACAGCGCGACCTCGTTGATGATAGTGATCGTTACACGACCCTTGCAGGTTATGTTATCTGGCACCTGGGTCATCTGCCGTTAGGTGGAGAGAGTTTCACTGCGGATGGCTTTGAATTTACCATTCATGCGATGAACGGTCGTCATGTCGAAAAGGTGCGCATCAGGCCGGTTGATAATTACGAGGTCTAA
- a CDS encoding RbsD/FucU domain-containing protein — translation MLKNINPLLTGSLLEVLADMGHGDDLVIVDANYPAQASGVQVIDLPGISATDVAEAVLSLLPLDDFVDKPAAVMEAPNDTPAIFGEFETIIEKAEGRRIAVDPIERFAFYDRASAAYAIIRSGEKRLYGNIIFKKGVIRS, via the coding sequence ATGCTTAAAAATATCAATCCATTGCTTACCGGATCGCTGCTTGAAGTGCTTGCGGATATGGGGCATGGCGACGATCTTGTGATCGTCGATGCTAATTATCCTGCGCAGGCTTCAGGCGTGCAGGTGATCGATCTGCCGGGCATCAGCGCGACTGATGTTGCAGAAGCGGTCCTTTCCTTGCTACCCCTCGATGATTTTGTCGATAAGCCAGCGGCTGTAATGGAAGCGCCGAATGATACGCCTGCAATCTTTGGTGAGTTTGAAACCATTATCGAGAAGGCTGAAGGCCGCAGGATCGCGGTTGACCCTATCGAACGCTTCGCCTTCTATGATCGCGCAAGTGCTGCTTATGCCATCATCCGTTCGGGTGAAAAGCGTCTTTACGGTAATATCATTTTCAAGAAGGGTGTCATTCGTTCCTAA
- the cysT gene encoding sulfate ABC transporter permease subunit CysT: MKRNSVLPGFGLTLGCTLLYLVVIVALPLFAMILKTASLGWSDFSNIVTSDRALATFRITISAAAVATVFNGLFGLLLAWVLSRYQFPGKRLIDAAVDLPFALPTAIAGLALVTLFAPNGWFGRFLEPIGIKVAYAPLGIMIAMFFTSIPFVIRTVQPVLEDMSADVEEAARSLGATPWQIFSHIIWPTIFPAFLAGASLSFARSLGEFGSIVFISGNLPFETEVTSLLVFIRLDEYDYPAAAALAFMMLLMAFFMLLVTNIIQARRLRYAER, encoded by the coding sequence ATGAAACGCAATTCGGTGCTGCCGGGGTTCGGACTGACCCTTGGCTGCACTTTGTTGTATCTGGTGGTCATTGTCGCTTTGCCGCTTTTTGCAATGATCCTGAAGACTGCCAGTCTTGGCTGGAGCGATTTCTCGAACATTGTAACTTCGGATCGGGCGCTTGCGACGTTTCGTATTACAATCAGTGCCGCAGCTGTAGCCACCGTTTTCAATGGCCTGTTTGGTTTATTGCTTGCGTGGGTGTTGTCACGGTATCAATTTCCGGGCAAGCGACTGATTGATGCCGCAGTCGATCTACCCTTTGCCTTGCCGACTGCAATTGCCGGCCTCGCACTCGTCACGCTGTTTGCGCCAAATGGCTGGTTTGGCCGCTTTCTTGAGCCTATCGGCATCAAGGTTGCCTATGCGCCGCTTGGCATCATGATTGCGATGTTCTTCACCAGTATTCCCTTTGTCATCCGTACAGTTCAACCTGTGCTGGAAGATATGAGCGCTGATGTTGAAGAGGCTGCACGCAGTCTGGGTGCTACGCCATGGCAGATTTTCTCGCACATCATCTGGCCGACAATCTTTCCGGCATTTTTGGCTGGCGCTTCGTTGTCCTTTGCCCGCAGCCTTGGTGAGTTCGGCTCGATCGTTTTCATTTCGGGCAATCTGCCTTTTGAAACGGAAGTGACATCGCTTCTCGTTTTCATCAGGCTGGATGAATATGATTATCCGGCTGCCGCAGCACTCGCGTTCATGATGCTCTTGATGGCGTTTTTTATGCTTCTTGTGACCAATATTATTCAAGCAAGGCGGCTTCGTTATGCAGAGCGCTAG
- a CDS encoding calcium-binding protein → MKSKTLYIAVIASALLSTAAFAQDKTGENTAKSTTDTSITQTDGTKGKRGPIDLEKFSRMDELKAADTNGDGVLSRDEIEALALKRMVSHAADRLERRLDVKGDGKITLDAIEKQRQKEFAALDRNEDGRLDHHELRAARKAHHGAKGPHHGGKGKMEHHQPKP, encoded by the coding sequence ATGAAATCGAAGACATTGTATATTGCAGTTATCGCTTCTGCATTGCTTTCAACTGCTGCGTTCGCACAGGATAAAACCGGCGAAAATACAGCCAAGTCAACGACAGATACTTCCATTACACAAACAGATGGAACAAAAGGGAAGCGCGGACCTATAGACCTTGAAAAGTTCTCTCGTATGGATGAACTGAAGGCTGCCGATACCAATGGTGACGGTGTACTCTCCCGCGATGAAATTGAAGCACTTGCGCTCAAGCGCATGGTGAGCCACGCCGCAGATCGTCTGGAGCGTCGTCTTGATGTGAAGGGCGATGGAAAAATCACGCTGGATGCGATTGAAAAGCAGCGCCAAAAGGAATTCGCAGCGCTTGATCGCAATGAAGATGGCCGACTTGACCACCACGAACTGCGTGCCGCCAGGAAGGCCCACCATGGCGCGAAGGGCCCGCATCACGGAGGCAAAGGCAAGATGGAACACCATCAGCCAAAGCCATAA
- a CDS encoding lysylphosphatidylglycerol synthase domain-containing protein, which yields MKLKDYIWPIIGILAVIVSAWLLYRELRSISLDDVLDSLYAIRAHHWLLAAASALLAYSSLAGYDRIALLHLHRKISWIFIALCSFTTYALSHNIGASVVSGAVVRYRAYSSQGMPGSEIAVLIAFCSFTFILGVIITSSVVLLLEPHILLRFNEELTPTIAIIIALAMLAFVLLYIFGSWLQLRPLQIGKFRLEYPRLPVVTQQLIVAPLELIGAAGIIYFALPETGNPGFLIILGIFLVSFSAALISHAPGGLGVLELVFLTGLPDMNPADVLAALIVFRLLYLLIPFAMSLIVVLVFEKSQFVLRWNDKQKK from the coding sequence ATGAAGCTCAAGGATTATATCTGGCCCATAATAGGCATTTTAGCAGTGATTGTTTCCGCATGGCTTCTTTATAGAGAGCTACGCAGTATCTCTCTCGATGACGTTCTGGACAGCCTCTACGCCATTCGTGCACATCATTGGTTGTTGGCAGCGGCTTCTGCTCTCCTCGCCTATAGTTCGCTGGCTGGCTATGACCGCATCGCACTTCTTCATCTGCATCGCAAAATATCCTGGATCTTCATCGCCCTCTGTTCGTTCACAACCTATGCCTTATCACATAATATCGGGGCATCGGTCGTATCTGGCGCTGTCGTTCGATATCGCGCTTATTCCTCACAGGGAATGCCCGGCAGCGAAATTGCGGTGCTGATTGCCTTCTGTTCCTTCACCTTCATCCTCGGCGTCATCATCACATCAAGTGTTGTTCTGCTTCTGGAGCCGCATATCCTCTTGCGCTTCAATGAGGAACTGACCCCGACCATTGCGATCATTATCGCTCTGGCAATGTTGGCTTTTGTACTGCTTTATATCTTCGGCAGCTGGCTCCAGCTTCGCCCATTGCAAATCGGCAAGTTCCGTCTTGAATATCCGCGTCTGCCTGTGGTGACGCAGCAGCTTATCGTCGCTCCTCTGGAACTTATCGGTGCTGCAGGTATCATCTATTTTGCACTGCCTGAAACAGGCAATCCCGGCTTCCTGATCATTCTTGGCATTTTCCTGGTATCGTTCTCAGCAGCGCTTATTTCCCACGCCCCGGGAGGGCTTGGCGTGCTTGAACTGGTGTTTCTCACCGGCTTGCCGGATATGAACCCAGCAGATGTTCTGGCGGCTCTGATCGTCTTCCGCCTGCTCTATCTTCTCATTCCATTCGCCATGTCGTTGATCGTGGTTCTCGTCTTCGAAAAATCACAATTCGTACTGCGCTGGAACGACAAGCAGAAGAAGTAA
- a CDS encoding sulfate ABC transporter substrate-binding protein: MKKIILYAAVALGLGAAPVHAQEPKEILNVSYDIARELYEQVNKAFVADWKAKTGEDLTINQSHAGSSKQARSILEGLEADVVTFNQVTDVQVLHDKGDLIPADWQKRLPNNSSPYYSFPAFLVREGNPKGIKNWDDLARDDVKVVFPNPKTSGNARYTYLAATAYANEAFKGDQEKVHEFIGKIFKNVPVFDTGGRGATTTFAERGIGDVLVTFEAETRGTEKVLGADKYDVVVPEVSLLAEFPVTVVDKVVDKRGSRKIAEAYLDYLYTPEGQEILAQNFNRVHDKDVIAKHKDIYPDVRLITIEDAFGGWDKVQKEHFAEGGVLDKLFTAK; this comes from the coding sequence ATGAAGAAAATTATTCTATACGCGGCTGTTGCTCTTGGCTTGGGTGCAGCTCCTGTCCACGCACAGGAGCCGAAGGAAATTCTCAATGTTTCCTATGATATCGCGCGCGAACTTTACGAGCAGGTCAACAAGGCATTCGTTGCCGACTGGAAAGCAAAGACTGGTGAAGACCTTACCATCAATCAGTCCCATGCCGGTTCATCCAAGCAGGCCCGTTCTATTCTTGAAGGTCTTGAAGCCGATGTTGTGACTTTTAACCAGGTGACGGACGTTCAGGTTTTGCATGATAAGGGCGATCTGATCCCTGCAGACTGGCAGAAGCGTTTGCCGAACAATTCTTCGCCCTATTACTCGTTCCCGGCTTTTCTTGTGCGTGAGGGTAATCCAAAGGGGATCAAGAACTGGGATGATCTCGCTCGTGACGACGTGAAAGTTGTTTTCCCGAATCCCAAGACTTCGGGCAATGCGCGCTATACCTATCTCGCAGCGACCGCTTATGCCAACGAAGCTTTCAAGGGTGATCAGGAAAAGGTTCACGAGTTCATCGGCAAGATATTCAAGAATGTGCCGGTATTTGACACCGGCGGCCGTGGCGCCACGACTACCTTTGCTGAACGTGGTATCGGGGACGTTCTCGTGACCTTTGAAGCTGAAACGCGTGGTACTGAAAAGGTTCTTGGTGCAGACAAGTATGATGTTGTCGTACCGGAAGTCAGCCTTCTGGCCGAGTTCCCCGTCACAGTTGTTGATAAAGTTGTCGACAAGCGCGGTTCGCGCAAGATCGCCGAAGCTTATCTCGATTATCTCTATACGCCTGAAGGCCAGGAAATTCTCGCTCAGAACTTTAATCGCGTCCACGACAAGGATGTGATTGCAAAGCACAAAGATATTTATCCTGATGTCCGCCTCATCACTATTGAGGATGCTTTTGGTGGCTGGGATAAGGTTCAGAAAGAGCATTTCGCTGAAGGCGGCGTACTTGATAAGCTCTTTACTGCCAAGTAA
- a CDS encoding DUF2834 domain-containing protein, with the protein MSYKNFYLAMSVVGTFIPWIFFGSFFSQHGLDIWLFLQSLFVNGAAAGFSADVLITILVFWVWSWRDAAKHNVAQWWLIFPASFCVGLSLAFPLYLYLREKK; encoded by the coding sequence TTGAGCTACAAGAATTTCTATTTAGCAATGTCTGTTGTTGGGACATTTATCCCCTGGATATTCTTTGGGTCTTTCTTCTCACAGCATGGACTTGATATTTGGCTTTTTCTCCAATCTCTGTTTGTAAACGGAGCAGCTGCTGGCTTCTCCGCTGATGTGCTGATTACAATCTTGGTATTCTGGGTATGGTCATGGCGCGACGCGGCCAAGCACAACGTTGCACAATGGTGGTTGATATTCCCAGCTAGTTTCTGCGTTGGGCTGTCGCTAGCGTTTCCGCTCTATCTTTATTTGCGCGAAAAGAAATAA